A section of the Mycolicibacterium anyangense genome encodes:
- a CDS encoding Hsp70 family protein, whose product MSDSLGLSIGTVNLAAARPGRQPVTRRSVLTLWDNRPAEVGVPSQNPELTSPNLTEAGQVLRGFVERVGDPVPLVAADGSAHSGEALAAEALEAMARAVDDGKPPSTIVIAVPAYWGPGAVGALRGALRSRPALSPGGVAPTLISDATAALASLQADPGLPSQGVVALCDFGGSGTNITLADAGANMAPIGETVRFADFSGEQIDQALLTQVLAAVRDAANADPASTAAVGALTRLRDECRQAKERLSAETATVVPVELPGVRTEIRVTRAELEGLIAEPLAGFLDALGDALERNRIPAVNLAAVATVGGGAAIPIITQRLSEELRVPVVTTPLAGLNPAIGAAVIAARGIAPDAPTGMSVAAADAPTGLAPAAWAAGAAGAAATESATDGSPSATFRALAWSQDDEAGEEPVPYSGEDYTFDYAQQAQGASGARPMIEFDSDAQETALVDAPVPWYRRPPLLFGVAAAVAAVAVGGLAITLTSADSTPTTTTTRVTKPGEQTADAVTTSVVPPQTVTVTGDNGSPTVSTVPASTTTQPVSTTTTTTTTPSTTTTTTTTTTTTTTTTTTTTTTTTPPTTTTTTTQPTTTTTAAPTTTTTVAPPTTTVAPPTTTPAAVTTTAAVVTTTAAAAATTAQPPTHQAVVTTEALIPAVGGPES is encoded by the coding sequence TTGAGCGACTCGCTGGGGTTGTCGATCGGGACGGTCAACCTGGCGGCTGCCCGCCCGGGCCGCCAGCCGGTGACCCGGAGGTCGGTGCTGACGCTGTGGGACAACCGCCCCGCCGAGGTCGGCGTCCCGTCGCAGAACCCGGAGTTGACCAGCCCGAACCTGACCGAGGCGGGTCAGGTGTTGCGCGGCTTCGTCGAACGAGTCGGAGATCCGGTCCCCCTGGTGGCTGCCGACGGGTCTGCACACAGCGGTGAGGCACTGGCCGCTGAAGCCCTCGAGGCGATGGCGCGGGCCGTCGACGACGGCAAGCCGCCATCGACCATCGTCATCGCCGTGCCCGCGTACTGGGGCCCCGGCGCCGTCGGCGCGCTGCGGGGAGCGCTGCGGTCACGGCCCGCGCTATCCCCCGGCGGGGTGGCCCCGACACTCATCTCGGATGCCACTGCAGCACTGGCCTCCCTTCAGGCCGACCCCGGTCTGCCCAGCCAGGGTGTGGTGGCGCTGTGCGATTTCGGTGGCAGCGGAACCAACATCACCCTGGCCGACGCGGGCGCCAACATGGCGCCCATCGGCGAAACCGTGCGTTTTGCCGATTTCTCGGGTGAACAGATCGACCAGGCGCTGCTCACCCAGGTGCTGGCCGCGGTGCGCGACGCCGCCAACGCCGATCCGGCCAGTACCGCCGCGGTGGGCGCGCTGACCCGCTTGCGCGACGAATGCCGACAGGCCAAGGAGCGGTTGTCCGCCGAGACGGCGACCGTGGTGCCGGTGGAGCTTCCCGGGGTCCGCACCGAGATCCGGGTGACGCGCGCCGAGCTGGAGGGCCTGATCGCCGAGCCGCTGGCCGGCTTCCTGGATGCTCTGGGGGATGCCCTGGAGCGCAACAGGATTCCCGCTGTCAACCTGGCCGCGGTGGCGACGGTCGGCGGTGGCGCGGCGATACCCATCATCACCCAGCGGTTGTCCGAGGAACTGCGCGTGCCGGTCGTCACCACGCCACTGGCCGGTCTCAACCCAGCCATCGGAGCCGCGGTGATCGCGGCGCGGGGTATCGCCCCGGACGCGCCGACCGGCATGTCTGTTGCCGCCGCCGATGCCCCGACTGGTTTGGCGCCCGCGGCATGGGCGGCCGGCGCGGCCGGCGCGGCCGCCACCGAGTCAGCCACCGACGGTTCGCCGTCGGCGACGTTCCGTGCACTGGCCTGGTCGCAGGACGACGAGGCGGGCGAGGAGCCGGTGCCCTACTCCGGCGAGGACTACACCTTCGACTACGCGCAGCAGGCCCAAGGTGCCAGCGGCGCGCGGCCGATGATCGAGTTCGACTCCGACGCCCAGGAGACTGCGCTGGTCGACGCCCCGGTGCCGTGGTACCGGCGACCGCCGCTGCTGTTCGGGGTCGCCGCCGCGGTGGCCGCGGTGGCCGTCGGCGGCCTGGCGATCACGCTGACGAGTGCGGACAGCACACCAACCACCACGACCACCCGCGTCACCAAGCCGGGCGAGCAGACCGCCGATGCCGTCACCACGAGTGTTGTTCCGCCACAGACGGTTACGGTGACCGGCGACAACGGCAGCCCGACGGTGTCGACCGTCCCGGCCTCGACCACCACCCAGCCGGTCAGCACCACCACAACCACCACGACCACGCCGTCGACCACCACAACCACCACCACGACGACGACGACGACCACAACGACCACAACCACCACCACGACCACGACGACTCCGCCGACGACGACCACCACCACGACTCAACCGACGACGACGACCACCGCCGCACCCACCACCACGACGACCGTCGCGCCGCCGACCACCACGGTCGCACCGCCGACCACGACACCCGCCGCGGTCACGACGACGGCAGCAGTGGTCACAACGACCGCGGCCGCGGCAGCCACCACCGCACAACCGCCGACTCACCAGGCCGTGGTCACCACCGAAGCGCTGATCCCCGCTGTCGGCGGACCCGAGAGCTAG
- a CDS encoding Rv0340 family IniB-related protein: protein MANSLLDFVMSLVRDPDAAARYAADPAGAIADAHLPDVTSVDVNNLIPMVADSLSTATPTFGADPSGGGNVWASGAATAAFDAFDAAVSHPVADTHPVDTGVIQDPGAADHVLVADTGPDSALLDPTPTDPSTQFAEPQLDQHADPGHTPDWITDAGWEHSHTTDAHSGAEHPGFDLF from the coding sequence ATGGCAAACTCGTTGCTCGACTTTGTGATGTCCTTGGTGCGCGACCCCGATGCCGCCGCACGCTACGCCGCCGACCCGGCCGGCGCCATCGCTGACGCTCACCTGCCCGATGTGACCAGCGTGGATGTCAATAACCTGATCCCGATGGTGGCCGATTCACTGTCCACGGCCACGCCCACCTTCGGTGCCGACCCGAGCGGGGGCGGCAACGTGTGGGCCAGTGGCGCTGCCACCGCCGCCTTCGACGCTTTCGACGCCGCGGTATCGCATCCGGTGGCCGATACGCACCCGGTGGACACCGGCGTCATCCAGGACCCGGGGGCCGCCGACCATGTCCTGGTTGCCGACACCGGCCCGGACTCCGCGCTGTTGGATCCGACGCCAACCGACCCGTCGACTCAGTTCGCCGAGCCCCAACTGGATCAGCATGCCGATCCCGGTCACACCCCCGACTGGATCACCGACGCCGGCTGGGAGCACTCCCACACCACCGACGCGCACTCCGGTGCCGAGCATCCGGGATTCGACCTCTTCTGA
- a CDS encoding IniB N-terminal domain-containing protein — protein MLTLIDWILNLFRDEDAARSFVAAPDQSLRDAGLAGVSPAQVSAVAATAVPGLVLGDGDPIAGLQRAVSNQYGFAPAYAPAFQPVYAPAPTFAPQTDLASHNDTSLLSPDQAAGANAQQGGFNLGFGDITFGNKTTQTATDGGVVVGGANRGDIVSGDGAVLGNSNDVNNGHVVAGTGANVALGHGQIDDHGTTATGGSTVIKDNGGPVFHDVDASGGNGGGASAGGSLIGLGGGHASGGNAGGGGITVIDGHTSTNSGNSVSVPTHTQTATTASTAVSEHTDNSVHPTTVTDIATHDSSSHALFDTSHDTTLVNSHLDNSNDLALASGNHLLGF, from the coding sequence ATGCTCACTCTCATCGACTGGATCCTCAACCTGTTCCGCGACGAGGACGCCGCCCGCTCCTTCGTCGCCGCCCCGGATCAGTCCCTGCGCGACGCCGGCCTGGCCGGCGTCAGCCCGGCCCAGGTGTCGGCGGTGGCCGCCACCGCCGTGCCGGGACTCGTGCTCGGCGACGGCGACCCGATCGCCGGCCTGCAGCGCGCGGTGTCCAACCAATACGGGTTCGCCCCGGCCTACGCGCCAGCGTTCCAGCCGGTGTATGCACCCGCGCCGACCTTCGCCCCGCAGACCGACCTGGCCAGCCACAACGACACCTCGCTGCTGAGCCCCGACCAGGCAGCCGGCGCGAACGCCCAGCAGGGTGGCTTCAACCTCGGCTTCGGTGACATCACGTTCGGCAACAAGACAACCCAGACCGCCACCGACGGCGGTGTCGTGGTCGGCGGTGCCAACCGCGGTGACATCGTCAGCGGTGACGGTGCGGTGCTCGGCAACAGCAACGACGTCAACAACGGCCACGTGGTGGCCGGGACCGGCGCCAATGTTGCTCTCGGACATGGCCAGATCGACGACCACGGCACCACCGCAACCGGTGGCAGCACCGTCATCAAGGACAACGGTGGGCCGGTGTTCCACGACGTGGACGCCAGCGGCGGCAACGGCGGCGGCGCCAGCGCCGGTGGCAGCCTGATCGGGCTCGGTGGCGGGCATGCCAGCGGCGGCAACGCGGGCGGCGGTGGTATCACCGTCATCGACGGCCACACCTCGACCAACAGCGGCAACTCGGTCAGCGTCCCGACGCACACCCAGACCGCGACCACCGCCTCGACCGCGGTCAGCGAGCACACCGACAACTCGGTGCACCCGACGACGGTGACCGACATCGCCACGCACGACAGCTCGAGCCACGCACTGTTCGACACCAGCCATGACACCACCCTGGTGAACAGCCACCTCGACAACAGCAACGATCTCGCGCTGGCGTCGGGCAACCACCTGCTCGGCTTCTGA
- a CDS encoding dynamin family protein has translation MTQPQQDPRRVQVIVELIEHTSAIATLNDRADLAARLAEAKKRISDPQIRVVVAGQLKQGKSQLLNSLLNVPVARVGDDETTALVTVVSYADEPTAQLIVSTGDGLEPDVVDIPVTDIRHDLRRAPQAGGREVLRVEVGAPSPLLRGGLTLIDTPGVGGHGQPHLSATLGLLPDADAMLMVSDTSQEFTEPEMRFIRQAYEVCPVAAIVATKTDLYPYWRQIVDTNAAHLQRAGLDLPMIPVSSLLRSHAIQSNDKELNEESNFPAIVKFLSEKVLSRENDRVRDHVVNEIRSAAEHLRLAVDAELAALSDPDEIGRLTADLERRKQEAQDALQQTALWQQVLNDGIADLTADVDHDLRARFRAITQHAEGVIDGCDPTQQWAEIGAQVEDDVANAVGDNFVWAYQRAEALAAEVARTFVEAGLDAIKMPEVSAREMGAEVGRLKSLARLESKPIGKGHKVITSMRGSYGGVLMFGMLTSVAGLGMFNPLSLGAGLLLGRKAYKEDMENRMLRVRNEAKTNLRRFADDVLFVVAKESRDRLKNVQRQLRDHYREIANQTTRSLNESLQSTIAAARLEETERNNRIGELERQLNILGQVLDNAEKLFPAR, from the coding sequence GTGACGCAACCGCAGCAAGACCCGCGCCGGGTACAGGTGATCGTCGAGCTGATCGAACACACCAGCGCGATCGCCACCCTCAACGATCGGGCGGACCTGGCGGCACGCCTGGCGGAGGCCAAGAAGCGGATCAGCGACCCGCAGATCCGGGTGGTCGTCGCCGGGCAGCTCAAGCAGGGCAAGAGTCAGCTCCTCAACTCGCTGCTCAACGTGCCGGTGGCCCGGGTGGGCGACGACGAGACCACCGCGCTGGTCACCGTCGTCAGTTATGCCGACGAGCCCACCGCACAGCTGATCGTGTCGACCGGTGACGGGCTGGAGCCCGATGTCGTCGACATCCCGGTCACCGACATCCGCCACGACCTGCGCCGCGCACCACAAGCCGGCGGGCGTGAGGTGCTGCGGGTGGAAGTCGGCGCCCCCAGTCCCTTGCTCAGAGGTGGCCTGACCCTCATCGACACCCCGGGCGTCGGCGGCCACGGGCAACCACATCTGTCGGCCACGCTGGGCCTGCTGCCCGATGCCGACGCGATGCTCATGGTCAGCGATACCAGCCAGGAGTTCACCGAACCCGAGATGCGGTTCATCCGCCAGGCTTACGAGGTCTGCCCGGTCGCGGCGATCGTCGCCACCAAGACCGACCTCTACCCGTACTGGCGCCAGATCGTGGACACCAATGCCGCCCACTTGCAGCGGGCTGGTCTGGACTTGCCGATGATCCCGGTGTCCTCGCTGCTGCGCAGCCACGCGATCCAGAGTAACGACAAGGAACTCAACGAGGAATCCAATTTCCCGGCGATCGTCAAGTTCCTGTCCGAAAAGGTGCTCTCCCGCGAGAACGATCGGGTGCGCGACCATGTGGTCAACGAAATCCGTTCCGCTGCAGAACATCTGCGGCTGGCAGTCGACGCCGAGTTGGCCGCGCTGAGTGATCCGGATGAGATCGGCAGACTCACAGCAGATCTGGAGCGTCGCAAGCAGGAAGCCCAGGACGCCCTGCAGCAGACCGCGCTGTGGCAGCAGGTGCTCAACGACGGTATCGCCGATCTGACCGCCGACGTCGACCATGATCTGCGGGCCCGGTTCCGGGCCATCACCCAGCACGCCGAGGGGGTCATCGACGGGTGCGATCCGACCCAGCAGTGGGCCGAGATCGGCGCCCAGGTCGAGGACGACGTGGCCAACGCGGTCGGGGACAACTTCGTCTGGGCCTACCAGCGTGCCGAGGCATTGGCCGCCGAGGTGGCCCGCACCTTTGTCGAGGCCGGCCTCGATGCGATCAAGATGCCCGAGGTCAGTGCGCGGGAGATGGGTGCCGAGGTGGGCAGGCTCAAGTCGCTGGCGCGGCTGGAGTCCAAGCCGATTGGCAAGGGCCACAAGGTGATCACCAGTATGCGGGGTTCTTACGGCGGTGTGCTGATGTTCGGCATGCTCACCTCGGTGGCCGGGCTGGGCATGTTCAACCCGCTGTCGTTGGGCGCCGGGTTGCTGCTTGGGCGCAAGGCATACAAGGAGGACATGGAGAACCGGATGCTGCGGGTGCGCAACGAGGCCAAGACCAACCTTCGCCGCTTCGCCGACGACGTCCTGTTCGTGGTCGCCAAGGAATCCCGCGACCGGCTCAAGAACGTCCAGCGCCAGCTGCGCGACCACTACCGCGAGATCGCCAACCAGACCACCCGTTCGCTCAACGAGTCGTTGCAGTCCACCATCGCGGCCGCCCGTCTGGAGGAGACCGAACGCAACAATCGCATCGGCGAGCTCGAACGTCAGCTCAACATCCTGGGCCAGGTGCTCGACAACGCCGAAAAGCTGTTCCCGGCAAGGTGA
- a CDS encoding dynamin-like GTPase family protein → MSTSDQVRAILAGTRRAYETEPGYQQRPDVFAELDRIAARLNQPIRIALAGTLKAGKSTLVNALVGETIAPTDATEATRIVTWFRHGPVPKVTANHVGGRRTNVPIARADGLTFDFGDLDPVQVADLDVEWPAVELINTTIIDTPGTSSLSRDVSERTLRLLVPDDGVPRVDAVVFLLRTLNAADIALLRQIGELVGGSSGALGVIGVASRADEIGAGRLDAMMSAKDVANRFTEELDRTGICQAVVPVSGLLALTARTLRQSEFAALQKLAAVDPADLNKAMLSVDRFVRPDIELPVDVPTRAALLDRFGMFGIRISIAVLRAGVQDSVALADELLERSGLVALRDVIDQQFAQRSESLKAHTALVSLRRFVEANPIAATPYVIADIDPLLADTHAFEELRLLSQLRSRPTTFTDDEMASLRRIIGGSGTDPASRLGLTPEVPYDGPRAAFAAAQRWRRRAEHPLNDPFTTRACRAAVRSAEALVAQYAARGY, encoded by the coding sequence ATGAGCACCAGCGATCAGGTACGCGCCATCCTGGCCGGCACCCGTCGCGCCTATGAGACCGAACCCGGATACCAGCAGCGCCCCGACGTGTTCGCTGAGCTGGACCGGATTGCCGCCCGGCTCAACCAGCCGATTCGGATCGCGTTGGCCGGCACCCTGAAGGCAGGTAAGTCGACCCTGGTCAACGCCCTGGTGGGCGAGACCATCGCGCCGACCGACGCCACCGAGGCCACCCGCATCGTCACGTGGTTCCGGCATGGCCCGGTCCCCAAGGTGACCGCCAACCATGTCGGTGGCCGGCGGACCAATGTGCCGATCGCCAGAGCTGACGGTCTGACCTTCGACTTCGGTGATCTCGACCCGGTCCAGGTCGCCGATCTGGACGTGGAGTGGCCGGCCGTCGAGCTGATCAACACCACGATCATCGACACCCCGGGCACGTCGTCGCTGTCCCGAGACGTCTCCGAGCGGACGCTGCGGCTCTTGGTGCCCGACGACGGGGTGCCCCGGGTCGACGCCGTGGTGTTCCTGCTGCGCACCCTGAACGCCGCCGACATCGCGCTGCTGCGGCAGATCGGTGAACTGGTCGGCGGGTCTTCGGGCGCACTGGGGGTGATCGGGGTGGCGTCACGGGCCGACGAGATCGGTGCGGGTCGCCTCGACGCGATGATGTCGGCCAAGGATGTGGCCAACCGGTTCACCGAGGAACTCGACCGCACCGGCATCTGCCAGGCGGTGGTCCCGGTGTCCGGGTTGCTCGCCCTGACCGCGCGCACGTTGCGGCAGAGCGAGTTCGCCGCCCTGCAGAAACTCGCCGCCGTCGACCCGGCCGACTTGAACAAGGCGATGCTCAGCGTGGACCGGTTCGTCCGACCGGACATCGAGCTGCCCGTGGATGTGCCCACTCGGGCCGCGCTGCTCGACCGGTTCGGCATGTTCGGCATCCGGATCTCGATCGCGGTGCTGCGAGCCGGTGTCCAGGATTCGGTGGCGCTGGCCGACGAACTGCTCGAGCGCAGCGGGCTGGTGGCGCTGCGCGATGTGATCGACCAACAGTTCGCACAACGCTCAGAATCACTCAAGGCGCACACCGCCCTGGTCTCGCTACGCCGGTTCGTCGAGGCCAACCCCATTGCGGCGACGCCCTACGTGATCGCCGATATCGATCCCTTGCTCGCCGACACCCACGCCTTCGAGGAACTCCGGCTGCTGAGCCAATTACGTTCCCGGCCAACCACCTTCACTGACGATGAAATGGCGTCGCTGCGGCGCATCATCGGCGGGTCGGGGACCGATCCGGCCAGCCGGCTCGGGCTGACCCCCGAGGTGCCCTACGACGGGCCGCGGGCCGCTTTCGCCGCCGCCCAACGGTGGCGCCGGCGCGCCGAGCACCCCCTCAACGACCCGTTCACGACGCGGGCCTGCCGGGCGGCGGTGCGCAGCGCCGAGGCGCTGGTGGCTCAGTACGCCGCACGCGGGTACTGA
- a CDS encoding LLM class F420-dependent oxidoreductase → MAQVDFRVFVEPQQGASYNDQLAVAQAAESLSYSAFFRSDHYLAMSGDGLPGPTDSWVTLAGIARETTTIRLGTLVTSATFRYPGPLAISVAQVDAMSAGRVDFGIGAGWFEAEHQAYAIPFPPLGERFERLTEQLEIITGLWSTPAGETFDYQGTHYSITDSPALPKPAQQPYPPIVIGGGGAKRTPALAARFAAEFNLAFPTLDFVEPQYGRVRAALEKVGRSPDDIVYSAAFVVCAGRSDAEIARRAAAISRDVDQLRKDTPLVGTPSEIVDRLAPFIEAGVQRVYLQVLDLSDLDHLELFAEVARQLA, encoded by the coding sequence CTGGCGCAGGTGGACTTCCGTGTGTTCGTCGAACCTCAGCAGGGCGCCAGCTACAACGATCAGCTCGCCGTCGCACAGGCAGCTGAATCCCTCAGCTACTCAGCCTTTTTCAGATCCGACCACTACCTGGCCATGAGCGGGGACGGTCTTCCCGGCCCGACCGACTCGTGGGTCACGCTGGCCGGGATCGCCCGGGAGACCACCACCATCCGGCTGGGCACGCTGGTGACGTCGGCGACCTTCCGCTACCCCGGCCCGCTGGCGATCTCGGTCGCCCAGGTCGACGCGATGAGCGCCGGCCGGGTCGATTTCGGGATCGGAGCCGGCTGGTTCGAGGCCGAGCATCAGGCCTACGCGATCCCCTTCCCGCCGCTGGGCGAACGCTTCGAGCGGCTCACCGAACAGCTCGAGATCATCACCGGCCTGTGGAGCACGCCCGCCGGCGAGACCTTCGACTACCAGGGCACCCACTACTCCATCACCGATTCGCCGGCGCTGCCCAAGCCCGCGCAGCAGCCATACCCGCCGATCGTCATCGGCGGTGGCGGCGCCAAGCGGACGCCCGCGCTGGCCGCACGGTTCGCCGCGGAGTTCAACCTGGCCTTCCCGACCCTGGACTTCGTCGAACCGCAGTACGGCCGGGTCCGCGCTGCCCTGGAGAAGGTGGGCCGCAGCCCCGACGACATCGTCTACTCGGCGGCGTTCGTCGTGTGCGCCGGGCGCAGTGACGCCGAGATCGCGCGGCGGGCCGCTGCCATCTCCCGCGACGTCGACCAACTGCGTAAGGACACCCCGCTGGTCGGGACGCCGTCGGAAATCGTCGACCGGCTGGCCCCTTTCATCGAGGCCGGCGTGCAGCGGGTGTACCTGCAGGTGCTCGACCTGTCCGATCTGGACCATCTGGAGTTGTTCGCCGAGGTGGCGCGCCAACTCGCGTGA
- a CDS encoding alkaline phosphatase family protein, with amino-acid sequence MTTIKQVCLGAAVAGVVAGAGTALGTAVAYAESPSSDSPGTSQSDPGGAASHAGTAGRSARSAGTSARTGSPAGDSSPQPTTSSAKTHSPESGAVVRRTATLLRDLAPAAESAATDTDVVGVVEPATAAPTATAAPKPAASAPLAAAVVPALVRAPAPAAPVSIPLLPLLPTPAAPAPAAAFALSASASSARVRSASALITQLSATPTHVLLIGTDGTNLDKILADPVANAGFINLMNQSVTGATSIVGHTTISGPSWTTILTGVWDSKSGVINNLFNPAPYNAWPTVFNLIEYNNPSINTAVIADWKYINDIGNAGGYKADVNDFVDFTNSWADTDSQVVSKTIQMIQNTQATDSTFIFSYQVQVDEAGHAYGGGSPQYAQAVTNVSDNIADIMAAIDAWEADPNNNGEKWTVIVTTDHGHQQSQGFGHGFQSPNETSSFIIFDLEGDDANDGKQNLGYTNADITPTIINLFGLPSRSDFDGVPLGTKGSSIVDPVDLVQSLNDAIDMYGYPNIGTDIALGVRTVFASIPYFLNNFVTSITDQLQGIVDQDIFLISALAGIAEALVKITGDIVVGTTQALARVVARATGSGVIAPTDPPLPPPPGAAVVPAPAPVLLTVNVA; translated from the coding sequence ATGACGACGATCAAACAGGTTTGCCTGGGCGCCGCGGTCGCGGGCGTGGTCGCGGGTGCCGGGACGGCGCTGGGGACCGCGGTCGCCTACGCCGAATCCCCCTCGTCCGACTCGCCGGGCACCTCGCAGTCCGACCCCGGCGGTGCCGCCTCGCATGCCGGCACTGCGGGCCGGTCGGCCAGGTCGGCGGGGACGTCGGCTCGAACCGGATCGCCCGCCGGGGACAGCTCGCCGCAACCGACCACATCATCGGCCAAGACCCACTCGCCGGAGTCGGGTGCTGTGGTGCGCCGGACGGCGACGCTGCTGCGCGATCTCGCTCCGGCAGCAGAGTCGGCCGCCACCGACACCGACGTGGTCGGCGTCGTCGAGCCCGCGACTGCGGCACCGACCGCCACGGCGGCACCGAAGCCGGCGGCGTCGGCCCCGCTTGCCGCCGCCGTCGTCCCCGCACTGGTACGCGCCCCCGCCCCGGCGGCCCCCGTGTCGATTCCGCTACTGCCGCTGCTGCCCACCCCCGCCGCACCGGCACCGGCCGCCGCGTTCGCCCTGAGTGCCTCGGCCAGCAGCGCCCGGGTGCGCAGCGCGAGCGCGCTGATCACCCAGCTGTCCGCGACGCCCACCCACGTGCTGTTGATCGGGACCGACGGCACCAACCTCGACAAGATCCTCGCCGACCCGGTCGCCAACGCCGGCTTCATCAATCTGATGAACCAAAGCGTCACCGGCGCAACAAGTATCGTCGGGCACACCACGATCTCGGGCCCGTCGTGGACGACGATCCTCACCGGTGTGTGGGACAGCAAGAGCGGGGTGATCAACAACCTGTTCAACCCGGCGCCCTACAACGCCTGGCCCACCGTGTTCAACCTGATCGAATACAACAACCCCTCGATCAACACCGCGGTGATCGCCGACTGGAAGTACATCAACGACATCGGTAATGCCGGCGGCTACAAGGCCGACGTCAATGACTTCGTCGACTTCACCAACAGCTGGGCCGACACCGATAGCCAGGTGGTGTCGAAGACGATTCAGATGATCCAGAACACCCAGGCCACCGACTCGACGTTCATCTTCTCCTACCAGGTGCAGGTCGACGAGGCCGGCCACGCCTACGGCGGCGGGTCACCGCAGTACGCCCAGGCCGTCACCAATGTCAGCGACAACATCGCCGACATCATGGCCGCCATCGATGCGTGGGAAGCCGACCCGAACAACAACGGCGAGAAGTGGACGGTCATCGTCACCACCGACCACGGCCACCAGCAGTCGCAGGGGTTCGGCCACGGCTTCCAGTCCCCCAACGAGACGTCGTCGTTCATCATCTTCGACCTCGAGGGCGATGACGCCAATGACGGCAAGCAGAACCTCGGCTACACCAACGCCGACATCACGCCCACGATCATCAACCTGTTCGGCCTACCATCGCGCTCGGACTTCGACGGCGTCCCGCTGGGCACCAAGGGCAGCAGCATCGTCGACCCGGTCGACCTGGTGCAGTCGCTCAACGACGCGATCGACATGTACGGCTATCCGAACATCGGTACCGACATCGCGCTGGGCGTGCGGACCGTGTTCGCCTCGATCCCCTACTTCCTCAACAACTTCGTCACCAGCATCACCGACCAGCTGCAGGGGATCGTCGATCAGGACATCTTCCTGATCAGCGCACTGGCGGGCATCGCCGAGGCACTGGTCAAGATCACCGGCGACATCGTCGTGGGAACCACCCAGGCACTCGCCCGGGTGGTGGCCCGAGCCACCGGCTCCGGCGTGATCGCCCCGACCGATCCCCCGCTGCCCCCGCCGCCCGGTGCCGCCGTGGTGCCGGCCCCGGCGCCGGTGCTGCTGACGGTGAACGTGGCCTGA